From a single Alloactinosynnema sp. L-07 genomic region:
- a CDS encoding type I polyketide synthase, translating to MVSVAVVGMAALFPGAADLDAYWRNVTAGADCVTEAPAGYGLDQFPAARGGFVGELAEVDVIGMGVMPAALPNTEPDQLIALHVAGAAVADSRGGLGDPERVGVILGRGGYITAGLARIDLRVRVAHQLEVTLRELMPELDADTVDRVRERFLAQLGPQSAGSEIGLVPNLAASRVANRLGFGGPAYTVDAACASSLIAIDHAVAELSSGRCDAVLAGGIHHGHDATLWSVFSRLGAVSRSGTIRPFDRDADGLLIGEGTGVVVLKRLADAHRDGDRVYAVVRGTGVASDGGGVSLMHPATSGQVLAVRRAWAAAGLDPAAPDSVGLVEAHGTATPAGDAAEVATLREVFGAGEPAVIGSVKSMIGHAMPAAGIAGLIKAALAVYHGVLPPTLHCANPHPELAETRFRPLATARPWEGPRRAAVNAFGFGGISAHVVVEQDPSSVPPTVVLRLAADTPAELVSLLDKGVSGGTGPCRLSIVEPNPRKLATARRVVAAGAPWRGRNDIWFSPLPLLPAHPVAFVYPGLEADFAPSVEDIATRFGLAVPDLSADTLGGHGTALVAVSRLLDTALRRLGVEPDVLAGHSIGEWTAMIAADMYDDAELDRVLAAFDPRTFRVPDLVFATVGLAAAKLEPRLTGQITLSHDNSPNQSVVCGPADEVDALLAELLDERVLGQVLPFRSGFHTPRLAPFLDQIERESERMSLRPPALPIWSATTTEPYPTDPDAVRALFYRHLLEPVRFRPMIEKMYESGVRVFVQVGPGQLSTVIGDVLHGRDHLVVAASSARHSGLGQLARCVAALWTEGAQVDDTLLTTLPVRPTRTTRLELGGKIVSLGQDAATLIDRVRTETALPADLRTLLAETERASLDVLTAAHGPTRPTSFTREMSLRAMPHLRDHSFFEVPANWPDQHDGFPVVPATELLRQMSEAAEQFASAQSPSAQSPSATTQSAITPSAAPTLPRGDGPWPVYPAGVTNDLRLGSPVDNSGFVAIAVHDARFERWLAVEPPIEVTFHLAPEAANRVRVTVAGHASVVVELAPTYPSTQPEVWRPPADERAPLLTGQQMYDQRWMFHGPAYQGVTEITAIGPRHIRGVITTPAAPGSLLDNAGHFVGYWTLEEFERDSRTFPVRFGGIRFFGPHPRPGDRVDCHARIDTVTDTAVIGCLQLVRANGTLWAQADDWELRRFASDDRIRGVERHGGTALLGESRGEWVAVGEAWTDLASRELIARGYLTDDEWAEYEAAPPRGRRHWLLGRLALKDAVRAHLLRSGRKTVFPIELSVDDSTVTGRHGLDLPPMEVSVAHCEAVGVAIARPRASGVGIGLAVEDAERAAKDAVGKVDPGQARVTAATAERITVRTDTTEWHVHLEGLCHAGKDYIVAWTGKDTK from the coding sequence ATGGTGAGCGTCGCGGTGGTCGGGATGGCCGCGCTGTTCCCCGGCGCGGCCGACCTGGACGCCTACTGGCGCAACGTCACCGCGGGCGCGGACTGCGTGACCGAGGCCCCCGCTGGCTACGGCCTCGACCAGTTCCCCGCCGCGCGCGGTGGGTTCGTCGGCGAACTGGCCGAGGTCGACGTCATCGGCATGGGCGTGATGCCCGCGGCGCTGCCCAACACCGAGCCCGACCAGCTCATCGCCCTGCACGTGGCGGGCGCGGCCGTCGCCGACAGCCGCGGCGGCCTTGGCGACCCCGAGCGGGTCGGTGTGATCCTCGGCCGCGGCGGCTACATCACCGCCGGACTGGCCCGCATCGACCTGCGGGTGCGCGTGGCCCACCAGCTCGAAGTCACCTTGCGCGAGCTGATGCCGGAACTCGACGCCGACACCGTCGACCGGGTTCGGGAGCGGTTCCTCGCCCAGCTCGGCCCGCAGTCGGCCGGGTCCGAGATCGGGCTGGTGCCCAACCTCGCCGCGTCCCGCGTCGCCAACCGGCTCGGCTTCGGCGGCCCCGCCTACACCGTGGACGCCGCGTGCGCGTCGTCGCTGATCGCGATCGATCACGCCGTCGCCGAGCTGTCGAGCGGCCGGTGCGACGCCGTCCTCGCGGGCGGGATCCACCACGGCCACGACGCGACACTGTGGAGCGTGTTCTCCCGGCTGGGCGCGGTGAGCCGGTCGGGCACCATCCGCCCGTTCGACCGCGACGCCGACGGCCTGCTGATCGGCGAGGGCACCGGGGTGGTCGTGCTCAAGCGGCTCGCCGACGCCCACCGCGACGGCGACCGGGTCTACGCGGTCGTGCGTGGGACCGGGGTCGCCAGCGACGGCGGCGGGGTCAGCCTGATGCACCCGGCGACCAGCGGCCAGGTGCTCGCGGTGCGCCGGGCGTGGGCGGCGGCCGGGCTCGACCCGGCAGCGCCCGACTCGGTCGGCTTGGTCGAGGCCCATGGCACGGCGACCCCGGCGGGCGACGCCGCCGAGGTGGCCACGCTACGGGAGGTCTTCGGGGCGGGGGAGCCCGCGGTGATCGGGTCGGTCAAGTCGATGATCGGCCACGCCATGCCCGCGGCCGGGATCGCCGGGCTGATCAAGGCGGCGCTGGCGGTCTACCACGGTGTGCTGCCGCCGACCCTGCACTGCGCCAACCCGCACCCGGAACTGGCCGAGACCCGCTTCCGGCCGCTCGCGACCGCGCGGCCATGGGAGGGCCCGCGCCGGGCGGCGGTCAACGCGTTCGGCTTCGGCGGGATCAGCGCGCACGTGGTCGTCGAGCAGGACCCGTCGTCGGTGCCGCCGACCGTGGTGCTGCGGCTGGCCGCCGACACCCCCGCCGAACTCGTTTCCCTGTTGGACAAGGGAGTCTCAGGCGGCACCGGCCCGTGCCGCTTGTCCATTGTGGAGCCTAACCCGCGCAAGCTCGCCACCGCCCGGAGAGTTGTCGCGGCCGGGGCGCCATGGCGGGGCCGCAACGACATCTGGTTCAGCCCGCTCCCGCTGCTGCCCGCACACCCTGTCGCGTTCGTCTATCCCGGACTGGAAGCCGACTTCGCGCCCAGCGTCGAGGACATCGCCACCCGCTTCGGACTCGCCGTCCCGGACTTGTCGGCGGACACCCTCGGCGGGCACGGCACCGCCCTGGTCGCGGTGAGCAGGCTCCTCGACACCGCGCTGCGCCGCCTGGGCGTCGAGCCGGACGTCCTGGCAGGCCATTCGATCGGCGAGTGGACCGCGATGATCGCCGCGGACATGTACGACGACGCCGAACTCGACCGCGTCCTGGCCGCCTTCGACCCCAGAACCTTCCGCGTGCCCGACCTCGTCTTCGCCACCGTCGGCCTCGCCGCCGCGAAGCTCGAACCCAGACTGACCGGCCAGATCACCTTGTCCCACGACAACTCTCCCAACCAGAGCGTCGTGTGCGGCCCGGCCGACGAGGTCGACGCCCTGCTGGCCGAACTGCTCGACGAGCGGGTCCTCGGCCAGGTGCTGCCGTTCCGCTCCGGCTTCCACACCCCGCGCCTGGCGCCCTTCCTCGACCAGATCGAGCGCGAGTCCGAGCGGATGAGCTTGCGGCCGCCCGCGCTGCCGATCTGGTCGGCCACCACCACCGAGCCCTACCCGACCGACCCCGACGCCGTGCGCGCCCTGTTCTACCGGCACCTGCTGGAACCGGTCCGCTTCCGGCCGATGATCGAGAAGATGTACGAGTCAGGCGTGCGCGTGTTCGTCCAGGTCGGCCCCGGCCAGCTGAGTACGGTGATCGGCGACGTCCTGCACGGCCGCGACCACTTGGTCGTCGCCGCGAGTTCGGCCCGACACAGCGGGCTGGGCCAACTGGCCCGCTGTGTCGCGGCACTGTGGACCGAGGGCGCACAGGTCGACGACACGTTGCTCACTACGCTCCCGGTCCGCCCGACCCGGACCACCCGCCTTGAGCTCGGCGGCAAGATCGTCTCCCTGGGCCAGGACGCGGCCACGCTGATCGACCGCGTCCGTACGGAAACCGCCCTGCCCGCCGACCTGCGAACCCTGCTGGCTGAGACCGAGCGCGCGTCACTGGACGTGCTCACCGCCGCCCACGGCCCGACCCGCCCCACGTCTTTCACCCGCGAGATGTCGCTGCGGGCCATGCCGCACCTGCGGGACCACTCGTTCTTCGAGGTGCCCGCGAACTGGCCCGATCAGCACGACGGCTTCCCCGTCGTCCCCGCCACCGAACTCCTGCGCCAGATGTCAGAGGCCGCAGAACAGTTCGCCAGTGCACAGAGTCCGAGCGCACAGAGTCCGAGCGCGACCACTCAGAGCGCAATCACCCCGAGCGCAGCCCCCACCCTTCCCCGGGGGGACGGCCCTTGGCCAGTCTATCCGGCCGGGGTGACAAACGATCTTCGTTTGGGGTCGCCTGTGGACAACTCCGGGTTCGTGGCCATCGCTGTGCACGACGCGCGGTTCGAGCGGTGGTTGGCCGTCGAGCCGCCGATCGAGGTCACTTTCCACCTCGCACCAGAAGCCGCGAACCGCGTCCGCGTGACCGTGGCCGGGCACGCGTCCGTCGTTGTCGAACTCGCGCCGACCTATCCCTCGACACAGCCCGAGGTCTGGCGCCCGCCCGCCGACGAGCGTGCTCCTTTGCTTACCGGGCAACAGATGTACGACCAGCGCTGGATGTTCCACGGGCCCGCCTACCAAGGCGTCACCGAGATCACCGCCATCGGACCCCGGCACATCCGCGGCGTGATCACCACCCCCGCCGCCCCCGGATCGCTGCTGGACAACGCCGGGCACTTCGTCGGCTACTGGACCCTCGAAGAGTTCGAGCGGGACAGCCGCACTTTCCCTGTCCGGTTCGGCGGGATCCGCTTCTTCGGGCCGCATCCCCGGCCGGGCGATCGCGTCGACTGCCACGCCCGGATCGACACGGTCACCGACACCGCCGTGATCGGCTGCCTGCAGCTCGTGCGCGCCAACGGGACCCTCTGGGCGCAGGCCGACGACTGGGAACTGCGCCGCTTCGCCAGTGACGACCGGATCCGCGGCGTCGAGCGGCACGGTGGCACGGCACTGCTCGGCGAGTCGCGCGGCGAGTGGGTCGCGGTCGGCGAGGCGTGGACCGACCTGGCCAGCCGGGAGCTGATCGCCCGCGGCTACCTCACCGACGACGAGTGGGCCGAGTACGAGGCCGCGCCCCCGCGCGGCAGGCGCCACTGGCTGCTCGGCAGGCTGGCACTGAAAGACGCCGTTCGCGCGCACCTGCTCAGGAGCGGCCGGAAGACCGTCTTCCCCATCGAGTTGAGCGTGGACGACAGCACGGTGACCGGACGGCACGGCCTCGACCTGCCGCCGATGGAGGTGTCGGTCGCGCACTGCGAAGCGGTCGGTGTCGCCATCGCCCGCCCGCGCGCGAGCGGTGTGGGCATCGGCTTGGCCGTCGAGGATGCGGAACGGGCCGCGAAGGACGCTGTCGGCAAAGTCGACCCGGGGCAGGCGCGGGTGACCGCGGCGACGGCTGAGCGGATCACCGTCCGCACCGACACCACCGAATGGCACGTCCACCTCGAAGGACTGTGCCACGCGGGCAAGGACTACATCGTCGCCTGGACTGGAAAGGACACGAAGTGA
- a CDS encoding acyl carrier protein, translated as MSTDTLAAIAGMIEEVLGGPQGTPITRETGFQDDLSFESIDIVVLGNHLSDRYGAAINFPKYLSELELDDIIALSVGDLVDYVDSCLEPV; from the coding sequence GTGAGCACCGATACCCTCGCCGCGATCGCGGGGATGATCGAGGAGGTCCTCGGCGGGCCGCAGGGGACGCCGATCACCCGCGAGACCGGGTTCCAGGACGACCTCTCGTTCGAGAGCATCGACATCGTCGTGCTGGGCAACCACCTGTCCGACCGCTACGGAGCGGCGATCAACTTCCCCAAGTACCTGTCCGAACTGGAGCTCGACGACATCATCGCGCTGAGCGTCGGGGACCTGGTGGACTACGTCGACTCCTGCCTGGAGCCCGTCTGA
- a CDS encoding alpha/beta fold hydrolase, with the protein MPYADSNGLRLHVQRLPRQGPPVVFIHGLLDTLACWYFTLAAPTADLGFDVITYDLRGHGRSDRPRTGYTLGHSTDDLTGLLDALGVDGPVHLVGYSFGGTVAFSYAHRYPGAVASLTVIESEPPTAAWAERTTAGLGKVETALLDRDYLTDQPEVVHKMALAREKMTTTTDAAADLVASEWLLDDEQVRSIKHPVLLVVGGDSDLAARLDAAPPLLTDCRVEVVPGHGHMLLSSAPREVGALVLPWLSNHLVR; encoded by the coding sequence ATGCCGTACGCCGACAGCAACGGCCTGCGGCTGCACGTCCAGCGGCTGCCCCGGCAGGGCCCGCCCGTGGTGTTCATCCACGGCCTGCTCGACACGCTGGCCTGCTGGTACTTCACCCTCGCCGCGCCCACCGCCGACCTTGGCTTCGACGTCATCACCTACGACCTGCGCGGCCACGGCCGCAGCGACCGCCCGCGCACCGGCTACACCCTGGGCCACTCCACCGACGACCTCACCGGGCTGCTCGACGCGCTCGGCGTCGACGGGCCCGTCCACTTGGTCGGCTACTCCTTCGGCGGCACTGTCGCCTTTTCGTATGCCCACCGCTACCCGGGCGCCGTGGCGTCGCTGACCGTCATCGAGTCCGAACCGCCGACCGCGGCGTGGGCGGAGCGGACGACGGCAGGACTGGGGAAGGTCGAGACCGCGCTGCTCGACCGGGACTACCTGACCGACCAGCCTGAGGTGGTCCACAAGATGGCGCTGGCCCGGGAGAAGATGACCACCACCACCGACGCCGCCGCGGACCTCGTCGCCTCCGAGTGGCTGCTCGACGACGAACAGGTGCGGTCGATCAAGCACCCGGTGCTGCTCGTCGTCGGCGGGGACTCGGACCTGGCCGCCCGGCTGGACGCCGCCCCGCCGCTGCTCACCGACTGCCGGGTCGAGGTCGTGCCGGGGCACGGGCACATGCTGCTCAGCTCGGCGCCGCGCGAGGTCGGGGCACTCGTCCTCCCATGGCTGAGCAACCACCTGGTGCGCTGA
- a CDS encoding glycosyltransferase, which produces MSRFLLVVPPLVGHVLPLLGVASALTERGHEVAWAGAGGWLRSIAPDHAVFDCGIDAFASDAQRPPDLRGASALKFLVQDYLVPLAEAMLPAVTVAIERFRPDVVVADQQTYAGALAADRLGLPWATSASTSAELSDPFSPKVGQWVIDQLDRLRDRSGATADPRFSEQLILAFTTPELTGPLSTVARPVRFVGPILDGRAPAKWTPPWPDSDVPTVFVSLGTANANAGARFLTECAKALSRRDDLRAVIVDPAGHLGPQPPTINVAPFVPQLAVLAHTALVVCHAGHNTVVEALWHGLPLVVAPIRDDQQVIAGQVVEAGAGVRLRFTRASAEDIADAVDAALAKPEYAQAARRIQTSFHSGGGAVAAAGLLEELIR; this is translated from the coding sequence ATGAGCCGTTTCCTGCTCGTCGTCCCGCCGCTCGTCGGCCATGTCCTGCCCCTGCTCGGCGTGGCCTCCGCCCTCACCGAGCGCGGCCACGAGGTAGCGTGGGCGGGCGCGGGCGGCTGGCTGCGGTCGATCGCGCCCGACCACGCCGTGTTCGACTGCGGGATCGACGCGTTCGCCTCGGACGCGCAACGCCCGCCGGACCTACGCGGTGCCTCGGCGCTGAAGTTCCTCGTGCAGGACTATCTGGTGCCGTTGGCCGAGGCGATGCTCCCCGCCGTCACCGTCGCGATCGAGCGGTTCCGCCCCGACGTCGTGGTCGCCGACCAGCAGACCTACGCGGGCGCGCTGGCCGCCGACCGCCTCGGCCTTCCGTGGGCGACCTCGGCGTCGACATCGGCCGAACTCTCCGACCCGTTCTCGCCCAAGGTCGGGCAGTGGGTGATCGACCAGCTCGACAGACTGCGCGACCGGTCCGGGGCCACCGCCGATCCGCGCTTCTCCGAGCAGCTGATCTTGGCCTTCACCACCCCCGAACTGACCGGCCCGTTGTCCACTGTGGCGCGACCGGTCCGGTTCGTCGGCCCGATCCTCGACGGCCGCGCGCCCGCGAAATGGACGCCACCCTGGCCGGACTCGGACGTCCCCACGGTGTTCGTCAGCCTCGGCACCGCGAACGCGAACGCGGGCGCACGGTTCCTCACGGAGTGCGCGAAGGCGCTGTCCCGGCGCGACGACCTCCGGGCGGTGATCGTGGACCCGGCCGGACACCTCGGGCCGCAACCGCCCACGATCAACGTGGCCCCGTTCGTCCCCCAACTGGCCGTCCTCGCCCACACCGCGCTCGTCGTCTGCCACGCGGGCCACAACACGGTGGTCGAAGCGCTCTGGCACGGGCTGCCGCTGGTCGTGGCACCCATTCGCGACGACCAGCAGGTGATCGCGGGTCAGGTCGTGGAAGCCGGGGCGGGCGTGCGATTGCGGTTCACCCGCGCGAGTGCCGAGGACATCGCCGACGCGGTCGACGCGGCCCTGGCGAAACCGGAGTACGCGCAGGCCGCCCGCCGGATCCAAACCTCCTTCCACAGCGGGGGCGGCGCGGTCGCGGCAGCGGGTCTGCTGGAGGAGTTGATCAGGTAA
- the mug gene encoding G/U mismatch-specific DNA glycosylase, which translates to MIEFWSHGWVSPPTREQLAAARDRTIPDVLGTDLTVLFCGINPSLYSAYTGHHFARPGNRFWPALHQSGFTPRLLRPAEQHLLPGFGLGLTNLVARATARADEVSQDELAAGGERLSALVEQYRPRTVAIVGVTAYRAAFGAREAVIGPQAAGLGSAELWMLPNPSGLNAHYQLGELAAEFRTLRERTR; encoded by the coding sequence ATGATCGAGTTCTGGTCCCATGGGTGGGTGTCTCCGCCCACCCGCGAGCAACTCGCCGCCGCCCGCGACCGCACCATTCCCGACGTCCTGGGCACCGACCTGACTGTGTTGTTCTGCGGTATCAACCCGAGCCTGTACTCGGCCTACACCGGACACCACTTCGCCCGCCCCGGCAACCGCTTCTGGCCCGCGCTGCACCAGTCCGGCTTCACCCCACGCCTGCTGCGGCCCGCCGAGCAGCACCTCTTGCCGGGCTTCGGCCTCGGCCTGACCAACCTCGTCGCCCGAGCGACGGCGCGCGCCGACGAGGTAAGTCAAGACGAACTGGCCGCGGGCGGCGAACGGCTGAGCGCGCTGGTCGAGCAGTACCGGCCGCGCACCGTCGCGATCGTCGGCGTGACGGCCTATCGGGCGGCGTTCGGTGCGCGGGAAGCGGTGATCGGCCCGCAGGCGGCAGGCCTGGGATCAGCCGAGCTGTGGATGCTGCCGAATCCGAGCGGCCTCAACGCGCACTACCAACTCGGGGAGTTGGCCGCCGAGTTCCGCACGCTGCGGGAGCGGACCCGGTGA
- a CDS encoding bifunctional 2-polyprenyl-6-hydroxyphenol methylase/3-demethylubiquinol 3-O-methyltransferase UbiG, translating into MLRLLDGLFARDADRWTAGAGSTWWDQFYADRDKPVPFFVAKPDENLLDYLDRGLLTQGRALDLGCGPGRNAIHLASVGFDVDAVDLSPTAVGWAEERAREVGVQVRFRCADAFAADDLGGPYDLIYDSGCFHHLPPHRRVSYLDLLDRALAPGGHLALTCFAAGAMGSELADAAFYCNARLDGGLAYTPESLRWIFSDLTEVELRRMRDEPADSASFGESFLWTALLRKGNRAEEHTAFGMPVRR; encoded by the coding sequence GTGCTGCGGCTCCTCGACGGGTTGTTCGCGCGGGACGCGGACCGGTGGACGGCCGGTGCGGGCTCCACGTGGTGGGACCAGTTCTACGCCGACCGGGACAAGCCCGTGCCGTTCTTCGTGGCGAAACCGGACGAGAATCTCCTCGACTACCTCGACCGAGGCCTGCTCACCCAAGGCCGTGCCCTCGACCTGGGCTGTGGGCCGGGGCGCAACGCGATCCACCTCGCGTCGGTTGGGTTCGATGTGGATGCCGTCGACCTTTCCCCGACGGCTGTCGGCTGGGCTGAGGAGCGCGCGCGGGAGGTTGGGGTCCAGGTTCGGTTTCGGTGCGCGGACGCGTTCGCGGCTGACGATCTCGGCGGGCCGTACGACCTGATCTACGACTCCGGGTGCTTCCACCACCTCCCCCCGCACCGCCGGGTCAGCTATCTCGATCTCCTCGACCGGGCGCTGGCTCCTGGTGGGCACCTCGCCCTGACGTGTTTCGCGGCCGGGGCGATGGGGTCCGAGTTGGCAGACGCGGCGTTCTACTGCAACGCGCGGCTTGATGGGGGGCTGGCATACACGCCGGAGTCGTTGCGGTGGATCTTCTCGGACCTGACGGAGGTCGAGTTGCGCCGGATGCGGGACGAACCGGCTGACTCCGCGAGCTTCGGGGAGTCCTTTCTCTGGACGGCCTTGCTCCGCAAGGGCAACCGCGCCGAGGAGCACACCGCGTTCGGGATGCCGGTCAGGCGGTAG
- a CDS encoding AarF/ABC1/UbiB kinase family protein, whose translation MNYLLISLSGLVILAISVKVMIVGARRALGVHVGTIRATVAAFVAWSFAGLAWRWMPVPAAGKEESAFLFIIPIFGGTLLFAVAILFVWEVVWPAGTGLGPLGSLRALRGRLSRARRYTKITAIAVRHGLGPYLAGRGREAEQRTSLARSLRRALEEGGVTFVKLGQVLSTRSDLLPQEFVDELSVLQDRVAPVPAAAIDAALRAELGAAPGEVFAEFDPEPLASASIAQVHRAKLRSGADAVVKVQRPDVRATVERDLDIIHRLAHTLQARTSWARSLGIVALAEGFATALLEELDFRVEARNLASVAAASGGHAPDAAVKLPVVHAELSSERVLVMERLDGVALGKVTTVPDPQGTARLLLHSLLRQVMEHGVFHADPHPGNVLLLADGRLGLLDFGSVGRLDTTLRDGLRELLLAIDRADPAALRDGLLAVVDRPEEIDERRLERALGTFMAAHLSHGSGPDIAMFTDLFKVMTSFELSVPPAIAAVFRALTTMEGTLAGLAPGFDIVTESRTYVADRAITHATVDSARETMTTELLALLPVLRRLPRRIDRISGAVEEGRLSVNVRLFADERDRTLVTGMLQQVLLALVGATAGIMAVLLLGSATGPVLLGTVTLHQAFGYNLLLISALIGLRLLFTAFSATRTPRANHPNARATGSTR comes from the coding sequence ATGAACTACCTCCTGATCAGCCTGTCCGGCCTGGTGATCCTCGCGATCAGCGTGAAGGTGATGATCGTCGGAGCCCGCCGCGCGCTCGGTGTGCACGTCGGCACGATCCGGGCCACCGTGGCCGCGTTCGTGGCGTGGAGCTTCGCAGGCCTCGCGTGGCGCTGGATGCCGGTGCCCGCCGCGGGCAAAGAGGAGTCCGCCTTCCTCTTCATCATCCCGATATTCGGTGGCACGCTGCTGTTCGCGGTGGCGATCCTGTTCGTGTGGGAGGTCGTGTGGCCCGCGGGCACCGGGCTCGGTCCACTCGGGTCACTCCGCGCGCTGCGCGGGCGCCTGTCGAGAGCACGGCGCTACACCAAGATCACCGCCATCGCAGTCCGCCACGGCCTGGGCCCGTACCTCGCGGGCCGCGGCCGGGAGGCTGAGCAACGCACAAGCCTGGCGCGTTCACTTCGCCGGGCACTCGAGGAAGGCGGGGTCACCTTCGTCAAGCTCGGGCAGGTCCTGTCCACCAGGTCCGACCTCTTGCCACAGGAGTTCGTCGACGAGTTGAGCGTGCTACAGGACCGCGTCGCCCCGGTGCCCGCCGCCGCGATCGACGCCGCCTTGCGCGCCGAGTTGGGCGCCGCACCCGGCGAGGTGTTCGCGGAGTTCGATCCGGAGCCGCTGGCGTCGGCGTCGATCGCCCAGGTGCACCGGGCCAAGCTGCGCTCCGGCGCCGACGCCGTGGTCAAGGTCCAACGGCCCGATGTGCGCGCGACGGTGGAACGCGACCTCGACATCATCCATCGCCTCGCCCACACCCTGCAGGCCAGAACATCATGGGCGCGTTCGCTGGGCATCGTCGCGTTGGCCGAGGGATTCGCCACCGCGCTGCTGGAGGAGCTGGACTTCCGGGTCGAGGCCCGCAACCTGGCCTCGGTCGCCGCGGCCTCGGGCGGACATGCCCCCGACGCCGCGGTCAAGCTGCCGGTGGTGCACGCGGAGCTGAGCTCCGAGCGGGTGCTGGTGATGGAACGGCTCGACGGCGTGGCGCTGGGAAAGGTCACCACCGTTCCCGACCCACAGGGCACGGCACGGCTGCTGCTGCACAGCCTCCTGCGGCAGGTGATGGAACACGGCGTGTTCCACGCCGACCCCCATCCGGGCAACGTCCTGTTGCTCGCCGACGGCAGGCTCGGCCTGCTCGACTTCGGCTCCGTCGGCCGACTCGACACCACCTTGCGGGACGGCTTGCGCGAACTCCTGCTCGCCATCGACCGCGCCGACCCGGCCGCCCTGCGCGACGGCCTGCTGGCTGTGGTCGACCGACCAGAGGAGATAGACGAACGCCGACTCGAACGCGCCCTGGGCACGTTCATGGCCGCGCACCTGAGCCATGGCAGCGGCCCCGACATCGCGATGTTCACCGACCTGTTCAAGGTCATGACGTCGTTCGAGCTCAGTGTCCCCCCAGCCATCGCCGCGGTGTTCCGCGCGTTGACCACCATGGAAGGCACCCTCGCGGGCCTCGCCCCAGGCTTCGACATCGTCACCGAGTCCCGCACCTACGTCGCCGACCGCGCGATCACCCACGCCACGGTCGACTCCGCCCGCGAGACCATGACCACCGAACTGCTCGCCCTGCTCCCCGTCCTCCGCAGACTCCCCCGCCGAATCGACCGGATCAGCGGAGCGGTCGAAGAGGGCCGACTGTCCGTCAACGTCCGCCTCTTCGCCGACGAACGCGACCGCACTTTGGTGACGGGGATGCTCCAACAGGTGCTCCTCGCCCTGGTCGGCGCCACGGCGGGGATCATGGCCGTCCTGTTACTGGGCAGCGCGACGGGCCCGGTCCTGCTCGGCACGGTGACCTTGCACCAAGCCTTCGGCTACAACCTGCTGCTGATCAGCGCACTGATCGGCCTCCGCCTCCTCTTCACCGCCTTCAGCGCAACCCGCACACCCCGTGCGAACCACCCGAACGCCCGCGCGACCGGCAGCACGCGGTGA